A window from Synechococcus sp. UW179A encodes these proteins:
- a CDS encoding class I SAM-dependent RNA methyltransferase, translated as MGSEHRHAPLPIHGVAVLPQGLEDIGSQELQALGAKQITPLRRAASFESDMACLYRLHLQCRLPFRLLREMARFRCDGRDSLYDGVQQALDWERWLHPSMSFRVDVTGTAPGLKHSHFTALQVKNALIDRQRDLWGKRSSINLDEPDLCLHVHLHRDEAVLSLDGSGGSLHRRGYRAAVGVAPLKENLAAGLIRLTGWDGSTPLTDPCCGSGTLLIEAAAMALQRFPALHRNFLLESWADFEPDLWNAEQQRAQKRQQPVDNPPRILGYEQDSKIAQQARDNIRAAGLEEVIEIVEADFRDAPAPEEDHGVVVCNPPYGVRLGDSIELQELYRELGAVLKKDYGGWDLWLLSGNRELTGALRLKARRRIPVNNGGLDCRWLHYELNRRLR; from the coding sequence TTGGGGAGTGAGCACCGACATGCGCCGCTGCCGATTCATGGCGTCGCCGTGTTGCCCCAAGGTCTCGAGGACATCGGCAGCCAGGAATTGCAGGCACTCGGAGCCAAACAGATCACACCACTACGACGTGCTGCATCGTTCGAATCCGACATGGCCTGTTTGTACAGGCTTCACCTGCAATGCCGGCTGCCCTTCAGGTTGCTGCGGGAAATGGCACGCTTCCGCTGCGATGGTCGCGATTCCCTTTACGACGGCGTTCAACAGGCCCTCGACTGGGAACGCTGGCTTCATCCATCGATGAGCTTCCGAGTGGATGTGACCGGCACAGCCCCCGGGCTGAAACACAGCCACTTCACAGCACTCCAGGTGAAGAATGCCTTGATTGATCGTCAACGTGATCTCTGGGGAAAACGGTCGTCTATCAACCTGGACGAACCCGATCTCTGCCTGCATGTTCACTTGCATCGTGATGAAGCAGTCCTAAGCCTGGACGGCAGCGGTGGCAGCCTGCACCGCAGGGGATATCGAGCCGCCGTAGGGGTAGCTCCGCTGAAAGAGAATCTGGCAGCAGGACTGATCAGGCTGACCGGCTGGGACGGAAGTACCCCACTGACCGATCCTTGCTGCGGCTCAGGAACCCTGCTGATTGAGGCCGCAGCGATGGCTCTGCAGCGCTTCCCTGCTCTGCATCGCAACTTCCTGCTCGAATCATGGGCGGATTTCGAACCAGATCTGTGGAATGCAGAACAACAAAGAGCCCAGAAACGGCAGCAGCCCGTGGACAATCCACCACGAATTTTGGGCTATGAGCAGGACTCAAAGATTGCCCAGCAGGCACGCGACAACATCAGAGCAGCAGGCCTGGAGGAGGTAATCGAAATCGTTGAAGCCGATTTCAGAGATGCACCAGCTCCAGAAGAGGACCACGGCGTGGTGGTGTGCAATCCGCCCTATGGGGTGCGACTGGGCGACAGCATTGAACTTCAAGAGCTCTACAGAGAGCTTGGAGCAGTGTTGAAAAAAGATTACGGCGGCTGGGATCTGTGGCTGCTCAGCGGCAATCGAGAATTAACCGGAGCCCTACGCCTCAAAGCAAGGCGAAGGATCCCTGTGAATAACGGGGGATTGGATTGCCGCTGGCTGCATTACGAGCTGAACAGGCGACTCCGCTAA
- a CDS encoding sulfotransferase domain-containing protein: MNEDHSYWYLASYPKSGNTWCRVFITELMRLAGDNPGEELNLNQDIETGAIASSRLWLDDQLGINSCDLSFSELDPLRGRAGASSWLFAEGERFHKVHDSFKSPDSRRRPVVSTTGCSGVVYILRHPEDVALSLSHFFSWPLDRCVDFLLDPGAALVPGERFGGHQVRQHMGRWDQHVRSWADQTQLPVLIMRYEDMLSKGSEIFTELATFLGLPTDSKLIHQALENTSIDRLKKLEEDVNGFAEKPAGCERFFRSGRTGEGAEQLSIEQRKRLANGLSEAMNRFKYEGPEVD; encoded by the coding sequence ATGAATGAAGATCACAGCTACTGGTATCTGGCTTCTTATCCAAAATCAGGCAACACCTGGTGCCGGGTTTTTATCACTGAATTAATGAGGTTGGCAGGAGATAATCCTGGAGAAGAACTAAACCTTAATCAAGATATTGAAACTGGAGCGATTGCCTCATCCAGGCTTTGGCTGGACGATCAATTAGGAATTAATAGTTGTGATCTAAGTTTTAGTGAACTTGACCCGTTGCGCGGACGTGCTGGTGCCAGTTCGTGGCTATTCGCAGAAGGAGAGCGATTTCATAAAGTGCATGATTCATTTAAATCTCCTGATTCCCGTAGACGCCCGGTGGTGAGCACAACAGGTTGCTCTGGAGTTGTTTATATTCTGCGCCACCCAGAGGATGTGGCCCTGTCACTCAGTCACTTCTTCTCATGGCCGTTGGATCGATGCGTTGATTTTCTGTTGGATCCCGGTGCAGCACTGGTGCCAGGAGAACGCTTTGGAGGTCATCAAGTACGACAACACATGGGCCGCTGGGATCAACATGTGCGCTCATGGGCCGATCAAACTCAGCTACCAGTCTTGATCATGCGCTATGAAGATATGCTATCGAAAGGATCAGAAATATTCACTGAATTGGCAACTTTTTTAGGGCTTCCTACTGACTCAAAACTCATACATCAGGCTTTGGAAAACACCTCCATTGATCGACTCAAGAAGCTTGAGGAAGATGTTAATGGTTTTGCAGAAAAGCCTGCTGGTTGTGAACGATTCTTTCGCTCAGGTCGCACCGGAGAAGGAGCAGAACAACTTTCAATTGAGCAGCGAAAGCGATTAGCAAATGGGTTGTCTGAAGCGATGAATCGCTTTAAATACGAAGGGCCAGAAGTTGACTGA
- a CDS encoding PqqD family protein has product MVSGTKRFKQHPQAVCTELDGGVALFQSNTCDYLVLNETGSAIWHALKTQPTLPELCKNLQAEYEVTLDECKSSIETWLEAALEKKVIAVVGD; this is encoded by the coding sequence ATGGTAAGTGGAACCAAACGCTTTAAACAGCATCCCCAAGCTGTCTGCACAGAACTCGACGGCGGTGTGGCTTTATTTCAAAGCAATACCTGCGACTATCTTGTTCTCAATGAGACAGGCTCAGCTATTTGGCATGCACTGAAAACTCAGCCAACACTGCCTGAACTCTGCAAGAATTTACAGGCGGAATATGAAGTAACTCTCGATGAATGCAAGTCTTCCATTGAAACATGGCTGGAAGCTGCCTTAGAAAAAAAAGTGATTGCCGTAGTTGGTGATTAA
- a CDS encoding carbamoyl-phosphate synthase, whose amino-acid sequence MQRSFSLSLSLSGVAALALANATLLPAAAQDAGGADDLGVMEINLKDAVKFNWGFQGALQGAGTPNQAGIGGFLPIAVGENSVFFADVLLNANFADYGGYSSIVKTEVAGTTISTSSRLGYRWLNSDRSWMYGVNSGYDSRPMNTGNAETGVTLYDKESAFFQQIAAGLEAVSDTWNFNAYALIPVGDTEQRLNARYLGGALDTYGLDVGYFITPELNASVGYYYQSGDLGTADGSGVQVELDYQIADGLTTGINVSYDEAFETRVSGNIEYRFGSNTTAAETKKKAWQKPTIQALSESVKNRNIRVHDAVDPDAKCKFKLFPGSLQPSSWSALSTYHGPNSTKSLWHCNPGAPDANANGWTKKKRAEENL is encoded by the coding sequence ATGCAGCGGTCCTTCAGTCTGTCGTTATCGCTGAGCGGTGTTGCTGCACTGGCACTAGCTAACGCCACTCTCTTGCCTGCCGCTGCTCAAGACGCAGGTGGTGCAGATGATCTCGGGGTGATGGAGATCAACCTCAAGGATGCAGTCAAGTTCAACTGGGGTTTTCAAGGCGCACTGCAAGGAGCAGGCACACCCAACCAAGCAGGCATTGGTGGGTTCCTGCCAATCGCTGTTGGCGAGAACAGTGTGTTCTTTGCTGATGTGTTGCTCAACGCCAACTTTGCTGATTACGGCGGATACAGCAGCATCGTCAAAACAGAGGTTGCTGGAACAACAATCAGCACCTCATCAAGGCTTGGTTATCGCTGGCTGAATAGTGACCGCAGCTGGATGTATGGCGTAAACAGCGGCTATGACAGCAGGCCGATGAATACAGGCAATGCTGAAACAGGTGTCACGCTCTACGACAAGGAAAGTGCTTTTTTTCAGCAGATCGCAGCAGGTTTAGAGGCAGTATCAGATACCTGGAACTTCAATGCCTATGCCTTAATCCCTGTTGGTGATACAGAGCAGCGCCTCAATGCGCGTTATCTCGGTGGGGCGCTTGATACCTATGGCCTTGATGTTGGTTATTTCATCACCCCTGAACTCAATGCCTCTGTTGGTTACTACTACCAAAGCGGTGATCTAGGAACAGCAGATGGTTCAGGTGTGCAGGTGGAGCTGGATTATCAGATCGCTGATGGTTTAACTACTGGGATCAATGTTTCCTATGACGAAGCTTTTGAAACCAGAGTTTCAGGCAACATTGAGTATCGCTTTGGCAGCAACACTACAGCTGCAGAAACCAAGAAAAAAGCATGGCAAAAGCCAACCATTCAAGCCTTATCTGAAAGCGTTAAAAACAGGAATATCCGCGTTCATGATGCAGTAGATCCAGATGCGAAGTGCAAGTTCAAGTTGTTCCCCGGCAGCCTCCAGCCCTCCTCCTGGTCTGCTTTGAGTACCTATCATGGACCCAATTCAACAAAGTCCCTATGGCATTGCAACCCTGGCGCGCCTGATGCAAATGCTAACGGCTGGACGAAGAAAAAAAGGGCTGAGGAAAACCTTTAA
- a CDS encoding carbamoyl-phosphate synthase: MHQSLRQSLSLSGLAALVLAGTPLQPVAAQEDGNAEDLGDVMSISLKDVVKPTLGFQGALQGAGTPSQAGIGGFLPLSVGENSVFFADVLLNVNFADYGNYSSLINTEVAGTTISTSSRLGYRWLNGDRSWMFGVNGGYDSRPMNTGDADTGVNVSNKRSVFFQQVAVNAEAVSNDWNFNAYALIPVGEKEAQLNSVYQGGSLNTYGLNVGYFITPIINASVGYYYQNDDLGTADGSGVLGRLTYEVSSGLTAGVNISYDEAFDTRVSADLKVRFGGPSTTAAKKKKWDNPTINALTASPNNRDVRVHDPVFSNTQSYRNTVPAQA, from the coding sequence ATGCACCAGTCCCTGCGCCAGTCGTTATCGCTGAGTGGTCTTGCTGCGCTGGTACTCGCTGGCACACCTCTTCAACCAGTGGCTGCTCAAGAGGACGGCAATGCTGAGGATCTGGGTGATGTGATGAGCATCAGCCTCAAGGATGTGGTCAAGCCTACTCTTGGCTTCCAGGGCGCACTGCAAGGCGCTGGGACACCAAGCCAAGCAGGCATTGGCGGGTTCCTGCCTCTCTCTGTTGGCGAGAACAGTGTTTTCTTTGCTGATGTGCTGCTCAACGTCAACTTCGCTGATTACGGCAACTACAGCAGCCTGATCAATACAGAAGTTGCTGGAACCACGATCAGCACCTCATCACGGCTTGGTTATCGCTGGCTGAATGGTGATCGCTCATGGATGTTTGGCGTCAACGGTGGTTATGACAGCCGTCCGATGAATACAGGTGATGCTGATACAGGGGTGAACGTCAGCAACAAGCGCAGTGTGTTCTTCCAGCAGGTGGCTGTGAATGCAGAAGCAGTCTCTAATGACTGGAACTTCAATGCTTATGCCTTAATTCCTGTAGGGGAGAAAGAAGCTCAACTCAACAGCGTTTATCAAGGCGGTTCACTCAACACCTACGGGCTTAATGTTGGTTATTTCATCACTCCAATTATCAATGCTTCTGTTGGGTATTACTACCAAAATGATGACCTAGGCACGGCTGATGGTTCTGGGGTGCTCGGACGATTGACCTATGAAGTCAGTAGTGGCTTAACAGCAGGAGTAAATATCTCCTACGACGAGGCTTTTGATACCAGAGTTTCAGCAGATCTTAAAGTTCGCTTTGGCGGCCCAAGCACAACAGCAGCCAAGAAGAAAAAGTGGGACAATCCGACAATTAACGCCCTAACCGCATCACCCAATAACAGGGATGTGCGGGTGCATGATCCAGTCTTCTCCAACACCCAATCTTACAGAAACACTGTACCCGCGCAGGCTTAG
- a CDS encoding class IIb bacteriocin, lactobin A/cerein 7B family gives MPELSESELKNVSGGVDLAAVAISMYDGYEGRA, from the coding sequence GTGCCAGAACTCAGCGAATCAGAACTAAAGAATGTGAGTGGTGGGGTGGACTTAGCAGCCGTCGCAATATCGATGTACGACGGATATGAAGGTCGGGCCTGA
- a CDS encoding Nif11-like leader peptide family RiPP precursor translates to MTQEQLTAFLANAKGNNSLQEQLKAAADANAVAAIAKEAGFSISADNPTKAQTKISAEELESVAGGKDYVGRTLTQGKCGC, encoded by the coding sequence ATGACACAAGAACAACTCACAGCTTTCCTGGCTAACGCTAAAGGCAACAACAGCCTTCAGGAGCAGCTCAAAGCGGCTGCTGATGCCAATGCTGTTGCTGCAATTGCTAAAGAGGCAGGATTTAGTATTTCTGCTGATAACCCCACCAAGGCTCAAACAAAGATTTCAGCAGAGGAGCTGGAAAGCGTGGCTGGTGGCAAGGATTATGTTGGAAGAACGCTCACTCAGGGGAAGTGTGGCTGTTAA
- a CDS encoding beta-1,6-N-acetylglucosaminyltransferase gives MKLGFCFLVKEGLNHVSLWESFLRPAPPGSVGIYVHAKTPTPWPVLNGAWIDPAPLETAWGERSLVAATQRLFVAAINDGCDAMVLLSGDMLPLHPFAWIQSFCSQTRLALQPRHGLSERQVRANAERFAQIALYFGLSVDQLRKQNMFFVIQREAISRIIKSASVDDFPLLQLADEYYWINHLIRIGAEWERSNVVFCNSDPTRTQAEVMQLTPALLESCRNNNYGFIRKITSLDDQVRVHLQAIYESV, from the coding sequence GTGAAGCTTGGTTTTTGTTTCCTAGTCAAGGAAGGATTGAACCATGTTTCCCTGTGGGAGAGCTTTCTAAGGCCAGCACCACCTGGATCTGTAGGGATTTATGTGCATGCCAAAACGCCCACGCCATGGCCTGTGCTGAACGGTGCCTGGATCGATCCTGCTCCCCTTGAAACAGCATGGGGAGAGAGGAGTCTGGTGGCGGCCACCCAACGATTGTTTGTTGCGGCGATCAATGATGGCTGTGACGCCATGGTGCTTTTGTCGGGAGACATGCTGCCCCTGCACCCATTTGCCTGGATTCAGTCATTCTGCAGTCAGACGCGTTTGGCGTTGCAGCCCCGGCATGGTCTTAGCGAGCGTCAGGTTCGGGCCAATGCAGAACGATTTGCACAGATCGCCCTCTATTTCGGGCTCTCGGTGGATCAGCTGCGCAAGCAAAACATGTTCTTTGTGATCCAGAGAGAGGCGATCTCCAGGATCATCAAGAGCGCCAGTGTGGATGATTTTCCATTGCTTCAGCTGGCCGATGAGTATTACTGGATCAATCATCTGATTCGCATTGGAGCGGAATGGGAACGATCCAATGTTGTTTTCTGCAATTCTGACCCCACCCGCACCCAGGCCGAGGTGATGCAGCTGACCCCCGCTCTCCTGGAAAGTTGCCGCAATAATAATTATGGCTTCATTCGGAAGATCACGTCACTTGATGATCAGGTCAGGGTACATCTTCAGGCTATTTATGAATCGGTATGA
- a CDS encoding DUF3764 family protein, which produces MIETTVLDFKLSNTFEEYRAHMEAPEQQAMFLEMGVKIFYLGFSKEDPKRATVMFQGQENVLHDIFTNPQTKPIVEASGHVYEGTVITRWLAS; this is translated from the coding sequence ATGATCGAAACCACTGTTCTTGATTTCAAGCTCAGCAACACCTTCGAAGAATATAGAGCCCATATGGAAGCACCTGAGCAGCAGGCGATGTTCTTAGAAATGGGTGTCAAGATCTTCTATCTTGGTTTTTCTAAAGAGGATCCCAAGCGAGCAACGGTCATGTTTCAAGGGCAGGAAAATGTTTTACACGACATTTTCACGAACCCGCAGACCAAGCCCATTGTTGAGGCCTCTGGCCATGTTTACGAAGGGACGGTGATAACCCGTTGGCTTGCTAGCTAG
- a CDS encoding histidine phosphatase family protein produces the protein MLTAAACLCTGVILHGTSVRAVPRRIILLRHGEKANSHALCGIGLRRAVALSQYYLGQNAKNQSLLEGQVPAAIFAMTLHTLETAGHTAVSWRLPIKTYAAMPGENGITKTSEKNSATQAAAADVLGNPKWHDRIVLMFWEHHHIASPRLERLYSAQKVTLRQLLNIDHLEGVPKEWKNNYDYFWIIDYDPNYSQIPIRFQMVKQIYPSPFTKLPHNEWGEELPKEYPLSCLR, from the coding sequence ATGCTGACGGCTGCTGCTTGCCTCTGTACCGGTGTCATTTTGCATGGAACATCTGTACGGGCTGTGCCCCGTCGGATTATTCTTTTGCGTCATGGCGAAAAGGCTAATTCCCACGCGCTTTGTGGGATCGGTTTGAGACGTGCGGTTGCATTAAGTCAATATTATCTGGGCCAGAACGCGAAGAATCAGTCACTGCTCGAAGGACAGGTTCCTGCCGCGATTTTTGCGATGACTCTTCACACGCTTGAAACGGCAGGTCACACTGCTGTCAGTTGGAGGCTGCCGATCAAGACTTATGCAGCGATGCCTGGTGAAAATGGAATAACGAAAACCTCAGAAAAAAATAGTGCTACCCAGGCCGCTGCAGCTGATGTACTAGGAAATCCCAAATGGCATGATCGTATTGTTTTAATGTTCTGGGAACACCACCATATCGCTAGTCCACGATTGGAGCGGCTGTATTCAGCTCAAAAAGTCACTCTTCGTCAGCTGCTGAATATCGACCATTTAGAAGGTGTGCCCAAGGAATGGAAGAACAATTATGATTACTTTTGGATCATTGATTATGATCCAAATTATTCACAAATCCCTATTCGGTTTCAAATGGTTAAACAGATTTACCCCTCTCCATTTACAAAGCTTCCTCACAACGAATGGGGGGAAGAATTGCCTAAGGAATATCCCTTGAGTTGTCTGCGTTGA
- a CDS encoding response regulator transcription factor: protein MLINPNELPLKQAADQCQSLLSSKKVLVCSKNRLTLAALCLCTPILKSLIGGATTEDEGLDLQLKFDPDILITSEDLEKGYGIRLVERVKQHNPKITTLIFLGRETTDVVHEAMDAGADGVMFVSSVGSGHGDFIKALITTNDGGVYYPKSVRAAATARIKQPPELIDPLSEREREVLRCIIQGMKNAEIAESLFLSAETIKSHVSTTIQKLGVRDRTQAAVFALTHGLVDVDI from the coding sequence GTGCTCATCAATCCAAACGAACTTCCTCTCAAGCAAGCCGCAGATCAATGCCAATCACTGCTAAGCAGCAAAAAAGTATTGGTGTGTAGCAAAAACCGATTGACTTTAGCTGCATTATGTCTTTGCACACCAATTTTAAAATCACTGATTGGTGGAGCAACGACTGAAGATGAAGGCTTAGATTTACAGCTTAAATTTGACCCAGACATCTTAATCACAAGCGAAGATCTTGAAAAGGGCTATGGAATTCGTCTGGTAGAGAGGGTCAAGCAACACAATCCAAAGATCACAACACTTATTTTTCTAGGGCGAGAAACAACTGACGTTGTCCATGAGGCGATGGATGCTGGAGCAGACGGAGTCATGTTTGTCTCATCGGTAGGATCAGGGCACGGAGACTTCATCAAGGCACTAATTACGACTAACGATGGTGGTGTCTACTACCCAAAATCAGTTCGTGCTGCAGCTACGGCAAGAATAAAACAACCGCCTGAGCTCATCGATCCACTGTCCGAACGCGAGCGTGAGGTTCTTCGTTGCATTATTCAAGGCATGAAAAATGCCGAAATAGCAGAATCGTTATTCCTATCTGCAGAAACGATCAAAAGCCACGTCAGCACTACAATCCAAAAACTAGGTGTTAGAGACAGAACTCAAGCTGCTGTGTTTGCCCTCACTCATGGTTTAGTCGACGTCGATATTTAG
- a CDS encoding MAPEG family protein produces the protein MFFEQLLPHSDVAPYVWSLVLSFAIVILSIAPLYAARFKSQFELSDLSSLRSMFDRYPAWGKRASWAQQNSFESFSLHAPSALFAILTVLNGVTLPSLAINVAIAHPILRAIYIVAYIGNIPLLRSICWAVGLLCTGILYGVCFSMMI, from the coding sequence ATGTTTTTTGAGCAATTATTACCTCACTCCGATGTGGCTCCATACGTCTGGTCGCTTGTGCTGTCGTTTGCAATAGTGATTCTGAGTATTGCGCCTCTTTATGCGGCTCGATTTAAATCTCAGTTCGAGCTGAGTGATCTGTCATCTCTACGTTCAATGTTTGATCGTTATCCAGCATGGGGGAAACGGGCCAGCTGGGCACAGCAAAACAGTTTTGAATCATTTTCGCTTCATGCCCCTTCTGCCCTTTTTGCCATTCTTACTGTTCTGAATGGAGTTACTCTTCCTTCTCTCGCAATTAATGTTGCAATTGCTCATCCAATTCTTCGAGCTATTTATATTGTTGCTTACATAGGCAATATTCCACTGCTTAGATCGATATGCTGGGCTGTCGGCTTGCTTTGCACTGGCATTCTTTATGGTGTATGTTTCTCGATGATGATTTGA
- a CDS encoding Nif11-like leader peptide family natural product precursor, with protein sequence MLASILFMNYHEPVPFYMGRLEKCQQSEQDLCAFLSRLKQDQFLQQQISQANNEDHVVAIALSEGFVLDKEKFWLYESKDYKRCVERRGFYSKQ encoded by the coding sequence GTGCTTGCTTCCATTCTTTTTATGAATTATCACGAGCCTGTCCCCTTTTACATGGGGAGATTGGAAAAGTGTCAGCAGTCAGAACAAGATCTCTGCGCTTTCCTTTCTCGTCTCAAGCAGGATCAGTTTCTTCAGCAACAAATCAGCCAAGCAAATAACGAAGATCACGTTGTTGCGATTGCCTTGAGTGAGGGGTTCGTTCTCGATAAGGAAAAGTTCTGGTTATACGAATCAAAAGATTACAAGAGGTGTGTTGAGCGCCGTGGCTTTTATTCAAAACAATAA
- a CDS encoding DUF3303 domain-containing protein — protein sequence MTFLMHWSFKTGYHEIAAKKFLSSGAPFPACQSWKRFHGPGSVEGWILVEADSADACYEHAAEWAECLDWEVTPVLTDEQAGPLIAKAYN from the coding sequence ATGACTTTTTTGATGCATTGGTCTTTTAAGACCGGATATCACGAGATTGCGGCGAAGAAATTTTTGTCCTCTGGAGCACCTTTTCCAGCCTGTCAATCTTGGAAACGTTTTCATGGACCAGGTTCAGTAGAAGGTTGGATTCTTGTTGAGGCTGACAGCGCTGATGCATGTTATGAACATGCTGCCGAATGGGCAGAATGTCTTGATTGGGAAGTGACACCAGTTCTTACTGATGAGCAGGCTGGGCCTCTGATTGCTAAAGCATATAACTGA
- a CDS encoding chlorophyll a/b binding light-harvesting protein, with protein MQSYGNSSVTYDWWAGNSGVAKRSGSFIAAHAAHAGLIMFWAGAFTLFELARYDGSLPMGEQGLILIPHLAGLGLGVGDGGVIIDQQPLIVVAATHLVSSAVLGAAGIWHTLRAPKDLSEATGRAKKFDFSWDDPKKLTFILGHHLIFLGLGVIAFVEWARVHGIYDASLGAVRTVEPNIDLGMVWGYQTNFLTISSLEDVMGGHAVLAFILTIGGVWHIISSPFGPFKKVLIYNGESILSYSLAGIALMGFVTAIWCAQNTTIYPVELYGAPLKLNFAFSPYFTDTSTLPGDAHTARAWLANTHFYLAFFFLQGHLWHALRGMGFNFKSVVNAFESMDKAKIN; from the coding sequence ATGCAATCGTATGGAAATTCATCAGTCACTTATGACTGGTGGGCGGGAAATTCTGGAGTAGCGAAGCGCTCCGGCTCTTTCATCGCTGCGCATGCTGCCCATGCCGGTCTCATCATGTTCTGGGCCGGAGCATTCACTCTTTTTGAACTCGCTCGATACGACGGCTCCCTTCCGATGGGTGAGCAGGGTCTGATTTTGATTCCTCACCTGGCTGGTTTAGGTCTTGGTGTTGGGGATGGCGGAGTCATCATTGACCAGCAACCACTGATCGTTGTGGCTGCAACGCACCTTGTTTCTTCAGCTGTCCTGGGTGCTGCTGGTATTTGGCATACTCTTCGTGCACCCAAGGATCTGTCAGAAGCGACTGGTCGTGCTAAAAAATTCGACTTCAGTTGGGATGACCCTAAAAAGCTGACTTTTATCCTTGGTCATCATCTGATTTTTCTAGGTCTGGGTGTAATCGCATTTGTTGAATGGGCTCGCGTCCACGGTATTTATGATGCTTCTCTCGGAGCTGTTCGTACTGTTGAGCCCAACATTGACCTCGGAATGGTTTGGGGCTATCAGACCAACTTCCTTACCATTAGCAGTTTGGAAGATGTGATGGGCGGTCATGCTGTATTAGCGTTCATTCTCACCATTGGTGGTGTTTGGCATATCATCAGTTCTCCCTTTGGTCCGTTCAAGAAAGTCCTGATTTATAACGGTGAGTCGATCCTTTCTTACTCGCTAGCGGGCATCGCATTGATGGGTTTTGTGACCGCTATCTGGTGTGCACAAAACACGACAATCTATCCCGTGGAATTGTATGGCGCTCCTTTGAAGCTTAATTTCGCCTTTTCCCCGTACTTCACTGATACCTCCACACTTCCTGGAGATGCGCACACTGCCCGTGCATGGTTGGCGAATACACATTTCTACCTTGCTTTCTTCTTCCTTCAGGGGCATCTCTGGCATGCTCTGAGAGGTATGGGTTTCAACTTCAAGAGTGTTGTTAACGCTTTTGAATCTATGGATAAAGCCAAAATTAACTGA
- a CDS encoding alpha/beta fold hydrolase, whose amino-acid sequence MPQDKVLWIDLQPTLHCLNKRVAQLLSRSFAVQRWSFQHDLDESCSVQTVLELLRQTLVASSEPMHLVGHGISGTVACLFAEKYPDLVKSLTLLSVDTLSANHWSSHYLDMRSQLPTSRQAILSHLSSLLFSSNNSRSTEIVPCLLAKCLDTEFIQGSIVNQQTIKNLQTPEVPTLVLNGEFDFVVDINSHDRWSETLKSGDRYVCMKNGRHFFQFNQAQHAADLITAFIQMVPGQWIDRELSSNDFTSLARS is encoded by the coding sequence ATGCCTCAAGACAAGGTCCTTTGGATAGATCTGCAGCCGACCTTGCATTGCCTCAATAAGCGTGTTGCTCAATTATTAAGTCGGTCATTCGCTGTACAGCGATGGTCCTTCCAGCATGATCTCGATGAGTCTTGCTCTGTGCAGACTGTTCTGGAGTTGCTTCGACAGACCCTTGTGGCGTCTTCCGAGCCAATGCATCTGGTTGGCCACGGCATCAGTGGTACGGTAGCTTGTCTTTTTGCAGAAAAGTACCCCGACCTGGTAAAATCTCTTACATTGCTCTCTGTCGATACTCTTTCAGCTAACCACTGGTCTTCTCATTACCTGGACATGCGGAGTCAATTGCCAACTTCGAGGCAAGCTATTTTGAGCCATCTGTCGTCTTTACTCTTTTCCAGTAACAACTCTCGTTCTACTGAGATAGTTCCCTGTCTTTTGGCTAAATGTTTAGATACTGAATTCATCCAAGGTTCTATTGTTAATCAACAAACTATCAAAAACTTACAAACTCCCGAAGTTCCAACATTAGTCTTAAATGGTGAATTTGATTTTGTTGTAGACATCAATTCGCACGATCGCTGGTCTGAAACGCTAAAATCTGGTGATCGATACGTTTGTATGAAAAACGGGCGCCACTTCTTTCAGTTTAATCAGGCTCAACATGCAGCGGATTTAATTACCGCATTCATTCAGATGGTTCCTGGTCAATGGATTGATCGCGAACTTAGCTCCAATGATTTCACTTCTCTCGCTCGGAGCTAA